The following proteins are encoded in a genomic region of Streptococcus constellatus subsp. constellatus:
- a CDS encoding DUF6088 family protein, whose translation MIPITNQIEKIMSENQGKIFSINDFYNLGTKNTIKSVLYRLNEENQITRLIDGLYIKPKYSEILKEYSYPDASEVAEKLADKFSWTIAPTGDTALNYTGLSTQIPNEYIYISDGAYREYLYRDKKIIFKHTTNRNITSYSKELSILIQAIKALGKDNISEEDIKKLAVFAKRIKENLKEDTLKLPFWIQEVLEKIQEINYE comes from the coding sequence ATGATTCCTATAACGAATCAAATAGAAAAAATTATGTCAGAAAATCAAGGGAAAATTTTTTCTATTAATGATTTCTACAATCTTGGAACAAAAAACACAATTAAATCTGTCTTATATAGATTAAATGAAGAAAATCAGATTACGAGGCTCATTGATGGATTATATATAAAACCAAAATATAGCGAGATTTTAAAAGAATATTCCTATCCGGATGCAAGTGAAGTTGCTGAAAAACTTGCAGATAAATTTTCTTGGACAATAGCTCCCACAGGAGATACAGCTCTAAACTATACAGGATTGTCCACTCAAATTCCTAATGAGTATATTTATATTTCAGATGGGGCATATAGAGAATATTTGTATAGGGATAAAAAGATCATCTTTAAACACACAACAAATAGAAACATAACATCTTATTCCAAAGAATTGTCCATTTTAATACAGGCAATTAAGGCATTAGGCAAAGACAACATCAGTGAAGAAGATATAAAAAAGCTTGCTGTATTTGCCAAAAGAATTAAAGAAAATTTGAAAGAAGATACTTTAAAACTTCCTTTTTGGATACAGGAAGTTTTAGAAAAGATACAGGAGATCAACTATGAGTAA
- a CDS encoding DNA topoisomerase 3 gives MKLVIAEKPSVAISIAKVIGANKKKDGYYEGNGYMVSWCVGHLIQMANPNAYDEKYAKWNMADLPIIPSDYKYEVAKATKKQFNILKKLMNNKEIDMVINACDAGREGESIFRLVYNQVNCKKKMKRLWISSMEDSAIKEGFDNLTDGKDYDNLFESAQARAIADWLVGMNISRLYSCLYQQNYSVGRVQTPTLAMIVKRDDEIANYQKEKYYTVELSMNGFTLSTDRIDDEVATEQLINLVDDKIEITDIIQKEKITKPDLPFDLTTLQRECNKYFGYSAKQTLDYAQSLYEKKLITYPRTDSRCLTEDMIVSTVNNILGKNDFDTERIKVVFDSKKVTDHHAIIPTVSSLSEDLSNIPESEAKVYRLISNKLHASVGYPLIENTTKIVVLFDGFEFTSAGKVVKDDGFTKYLKDYKSKKNEDIELPDVKVGDVFEVENKEIKEKFTQPQKHFTEDTLLKAMEVAGNDALEKGAEVERKGLGTPATRAGIIENLIFKGFVESDKKNLIATHKGISLVTIVADSFKSAETTAKWEMELSDIEKGKENKEDFLKKIEEEINITIKQYK, from the coding sequence ATGAAGTTAGTTATTGCAGAAAAGCCGAGTGTTGCAATCTCCATTGCAAAGGTTATTGGAGCAAATAAAAAGAAAGACGGATATTATGAAGGAAACGGATATATGGTGAGCTGGTGCGTTGGACACCTAATTCAAATGGCAAATCCGAATGCTTATGATGAAAAGTACGCCAAGTGGAATATGGCTGATTTACCGATTATTCCAAGCGACTACAAGTATGAAGTAGCAAAGGCAACCAAGAAGCAGTTTAACATCCTTAAAAAGCTGATGAATAATAAAGAGATTGATATGGTTATCAATGCCTGCGATGCAGGGCGTGAGGGAGAAAGTATTTTTAGACTTGTATATAATCAAGTGAATTGTAAAAAGAAGATGAAACGCCTTTGGATTTCTTCAATGGAAGATAGTGCCATTAAAGAGGGTTTTGATAACCTAACAGACGGAAAAGACTATGATAATCTCTTTGAATCGGCACAGGCAAGAGCTATTGCGGATTGGTTAGTCGGAATGAATATTAGTAGGCTCTACTCTTGTCTGTATCAGCAAAATTACAGTGTTGGCAGAGTGCAGACACCTACCCTTGCCATGATTGTAAAAAGAGATGATGAGATAGCAAATTATCAGAAAGAAAAATATTACACAGTAGAGCTTTCTATGAATGGATTTACACTTTCAACAGACAGAATTGATGATGAAGTTGCTACTGAACAGCTAATCAATTTAGTAGACGATAAGATTGAAATTACTGATATTATTCAGAAGGAGAAAATTACAAAGCCTGACTTGCCATTTGATCTTACAACGCTACAAAGAGAGTGTAATAAGTATTTCGGATACAGTGCTAAACAGACACTTGATTATGCTCAAAGCCTGTATGAAAAGAAACTGATTACCTATCCAAGAACAGACAGCAGATGTTTAACAGAGGATATGATTGTAAGTACGGTCAATAACATTTTGGGTAAAAATGACTTTGATACAGAGCGTATTAAGGTAGTATTTGATTCTAAAAAGGTTACAGATCATCACGCTATTATTCCGACAGTAAGCTCGCTAAGTGAGGATTTATCGAATATTCCTGAGAGTGAAGCAAAGGTATATAGGCTTATTTCTAATAAGCTCCATGCAAGTGTAGGCTATCCACTTATTGAAAATACAACAAAGATTGTAGTTTTATTTGACGGCTTTGAGTTTACAAGTGCCGGCAAGGTTGTTAAAGATGACGGCTTTACAAAATATCTTAAAGATTACAAGTCTAAGAAAAATGAAGATATAGAGCTTCCTGATGTAAAAGTAGGCGATGTATTTGAAGTAGAAAATAAAGAGATTAAAGAGAAATTCACCCAACCTCAGAAACACTTTACTGAAGATACACTTTTAAAGGCGATGGAGGTTGCAGGAAATGATGCCTTAGAAAAAGGTGCTGAGGTGGAAAGAAAGGGGCTTGGTACTCCGGCGACAAGGGCAGGGATTATTGAAAACTTAATCTTTAAGGGATTTGTAGAAAGTGATAAGAAAAATCTTATAGCCACGCATAAAGGAATTAGCCTTGTAACGATTGTAGCGGATAGCTTTAAGTCAGCAGAAACTACCGCAAAGTGGGAAATGGAGCTATCGGATATTGAAAAAGGCAAGGAAAATAAAGAAGATTTTCTGAAAAAAATTGAGGAAGAAATAAATATTACGATAAAACAATACAAATAG